A single Atopobiaceae bacterium DNA region contains:
- a CDS encoding RNA methyltransferase — protein sequence MSIVRVEGTCDARLSPYASMTDRQLRNRLEPQRAILIAETEKVIRVALEAGLEPRSMLLEEKWLRPMADVIEGLPDGVPVYVLPHAQMSELVGYNVTRGAFCELSRPRPMRVPDVLGGRRVAVIEDVTDATNLGAIFRSAAALGVDAVLLTPRAADPYNRRALRVSMGTALLVPWARLDSWPARGMDALHAEGYTCAALALSDDSIPLDDPTLKSYDRLALLLGTEGDGLAPTTVATSDVVVRIPMGHGVDSLNVAAASAVAFWELRTGQEGCRTRGE from the coding sequence ATGTCTATCGTACGGGTCGAGGGGACTTGCGACGCAAGGCTCAGCCCCTATGCCTCCATGACCGACCGACAGCTTCGCAACCGACTCGAGCCCCAGAGGGCCATCCTGATCGCAGAGACCGAGAAGGTCATACGGGTCGCACTCGAGGCTGGCCTCGAGCCGAGGAGCATGCTGCTCGAGGAGAAGTGGCTGAGGCCCATGGCCGATGTCATCGAGGGGCTGCCTGACGGCGTGCCTGTCTATGTCCTGCCGCACGCCCAGATGAGCGAGCTCGTGGGCTATAACGTCACAAGGGGCGCGTTCTGCGAGCTCTCGCGTCCGCGACCCATGCGCGTCCCTGACGTGCTCGGGGGTCGGCGCGTCGCCGTCATCGAGGACGTGACGGATGCCACCAACCTCGGGGCCATCTTCCGATCTGCCGCTGCGCTTGGGGTGGATGCGGTGCTGCTGACCCCCCGTGCGGCCGACCCGTATAACAGGAGGGCCCTCCGGGTCTCGATGGGCACGGCCCTGCTCGTACCATGGGCCCGGCTCGACTCCTGGCCTGCGCGGGGAATGGACGCCCTCCACGCCGAGGGCTATACCTGTGCGGCGCTCGCGCTCTCCGATGACTCGATCCCGCTCGACGACCCGACGCTCAAGTCATACGACCGGCTCGCGCTCCTTCTGGGCACCGAGGGCGACGGCTTGGCACCCACCACGGTCGCGACCTCTGACGTGGTGGTGCGCATACCCATGGGCCACGGCGTCGACTCGCTCAACGTGGCTGCTGCCAGCGCCGTGGCCTTCTGGGAGCTTAGGACTGGGCAGGAAGGGTGCCGGACTCGGGGGGAGTGA
- the ftsH gene encoding ATP-dependent zinc metalloprotease FtsH: MEMNDNKKRQSMILYVVIAIACIIALNSLLYPSIQKTEVTDVDYSTFIQMVDDGQVSEVSLDTSSSKITFTTGSGDSQQVYECNQFPNDSELVSRLEDKGVTFSAKITDTSSNLWLYMLLSYGIPILIFILLGWWLNRRMKKQMGDDGPSMTFGGGGMGGMGGLGKSGAKVVAQTETGITFKDVAGEDEAKESLEEIVGFLENPNKYADIGAKLPRGALLVGPPGTGKTLLAKAVAGEAKVPFFSISGSEFVEMFVGRGAAKVRDLFKQANEKAPCIVFIDEIDTIGKRRDAGLSTNDEREQTLNQLLTEMDGFDNHKGIVVLGATNRPDTLDPALLRPGRFDRRVPVELPDLAGRKAILALHAHDVKMEGKIDLDVIARMTPGASGADLANIINEAALRAVRMGRNRVDQDDIVESVETVIAGEKRKSTVLSEKEKQIVSYHEIGHAIVAATQKGAAPVSKITIVPRTSGALGYTMQVEEDEHFLISRKEAEDKLAVLCGGRAAEELIFHEVTTGASNDIEQATKLARNMITQYGMSDEFGMVALGEVQNRYLNSGATLTCSEGTAEKVDDAVVKLVENAHKEATDTLMRNQFKLHELARYLQKKETITGEEFMRIFTRDDGFAPALTPPESGTLPAQS; encoded by the coding sequence ATGGAGATGAACGACAACAAGAAGCGACAGTCGATGATCCTGTACGTGGTCATCGCCATCGCCTGCATCATCGCCCTCAACTCGCTGCTGTATCCCAGCATCCAGAAGACCGAGGTAACAGACGTCGACTACTCCACCTTCATCCAGATGGTCGACGATGGCCAGGTGAGTGAGGTCAGCCTCGACACGAGCTCGTCCAAGATCACCTTCACGACCGGCTCGGGAGACTCCCAGCAGGTCTACGAGTGCAACCAGTTCCCCAACGACTCGGAGCTCGTGAGCAGGCTCGAGGACAAGGGAGTGACCTTCTCGGCAAAGATCACCGACACCTCGAGCAACCTCTGGCTCTACATGCTCCTCTCATATGGCATCCCCATCCTCATCTTCATCCTGCTCGGCTGGTGGCTCAATCGCCGTATGAAGAAGCAGATGGGCGATGATGGCCCCTCCATGACCTTTGGTGGCGGAGGCATGGGTGGCATGGGTGGTCTCGGCAAGTCGGGTGCCAAGGTCGTGGCGCAGACCGAGACCGGCATCACGTTCAAGGACGTCGCCGGTGAGGACGAGGCGAAGGAGTCCCTCGAGGAGATCGTGGGATTCCTCGAGAACCCGAACAAGTATGCGGACATCGGTGCCAAGCTTCCTCGCGGAGCCTTGCTCGTGGGCCCCCCGGGCACAGGCAAGACGCTCCTTGCCAAGGCGGTTGCCGGCGAAGCCAAGGTCCCGTTCTTCTCGATCTCCGGGTCCGAGTTCGTCGAGATGTTCGTCGGCCGTGGTGCCGCCAAGGTCCGCGACCTGTTCAAGCAGGCAAACGAGAAGGCCCCCTGCATCGTCTTCATCGACGAGATCGACACGATCGGCAAGCGCCGTGACGCCGGGCTCTCGACCAACGACGAGCGCGAGCAGACGCTGAACCAGCTGCTCACCGAGATGGATGGCTTCGACAACCACAAGGGCATCGTGGTCCTTGGAGCCACCAACCGCCCGGACACCCTGGACCCGGCACTCCTGCGCCCAGGCCGCTTCGACCGTCGGGTTCCCGTGGAGCTCCCCGACCTCGCCGGCCGTAAGGCGATCCTCGCCCTCCACGCCCACGACGTGAAGATGGAAGGGAAGATCGACCTCGACGTCATCGCTCGGATGACGCCAGGCGCCTCAGGCGCTGACCTCGCCAACATCATCAACGAGGCGGCACTCAGGGCTGTCCGCATGGGTCGCAACCGAGTCGACCAGGACGACATAGTCGAGTCCGTCGAGACGGTCATCGCCGGCGAGAAGCGCAAGTCGACCGTGCTTTCCGAGAAGGAGAAGCAAATCGTCTCGTACCACGAGATAGGCCATGCCATCGTCGCCGCCACGCAGAAGGGCGCGGCGCCCGTCTCGAAGATCACCATCGTCCCCCGTACCTCCGGGGCTCTCGGCTACACGATGCAGGTCGAGGAGGACGAGCACTTCCTCATCTCACGCAAGGAGGCCGAGGACAAGCTTGCCGTGCTCTGCGGTGGGCGCGCCGCCGAGGAGCTCATCTTCCACGAGGTCACCACAGGAGCATCGAACGACATCGAACAGGCGACCAAACTCGCGCGGAATATGATCACCCAGTACGGGATGTCAGATGAGTTCGGCATGGTGGCCCTGGGCGAGGTGCAGAACCGCTACCTCAACTCGGGAGCCACCCTCACCTGCTCGGAAGGCACCGCCGAGAAGGTCGATGACGCGGTGGTCAAGCTCGTGGAGAACGCCCACAAGGAGGCCACCGACACGCTCATGAGGAACCAGTTCAAGCTCCATGAGCTCGCGCGCTACCTCCAGAAGAAGGAGACGATCACGGGCGAGGAGTTCATGCGCATCTTCACGCGAGATGATGGGTTCGCCCCTGCGCTCACTCCCCCCGAGTCCGGCACCCTTCCTGCCCAGTCCTAA